One window of the Romeriopsis navalis LEGE 11480 genome contains the following:
- a CDS encoding phytanoyl-CoA dioxygenase family protein, which yields MNHLAIEIAARPPIPLTAEQEALLPTAADIEFFETHGWYVSPPVLPESIFETVMQGCDRFYRGERDATIPQAEFANWSSTDDDSLRNHEFVARQMREFQAIALNPIIGAIAARLTRNASMRLFEEQLIYKPPQGNDAENVIGWHTDFAYCSFCNSTTIAAWVPLQDVDVDMGPLVVIDGSHKWEEFHELRNFCVADLDSLESELAAAGRTMRPVPMAIKKGQISFHHHHAIHGSYPNHSDRPRIALPVHLQDGNNQFNPIPNPKGGLFHHHLDRFCRRLANGHPDYADPTVFPLIWDEATYQRQPQRQLESVV from the coding sequence ATGAATCACCTTGCGATTGAGATCGCGGCCCGTCCCCCCATCCCGCTAACGGCGGAACAAGAAGCACTGCTGCCAACAGCCGCCGACATTGAATTCTTTGAGACCCATGGCTGGTATGTCTCCCCGCCAGTCCTACCCGAATCCATCTTTGAAACGGTAATGCAGGGGTGCGATCGATTCTACCGAGGTGAGCGGGATGCGACGATTCCCCAGGCGGAATTTGCCAACTGGTCGTCCACCGATGATGATAGTCTCCGCAATCACGAATTCGTGGCGCGGCAAATGCGAGAGTTTCAAGCAATTGCGCTGAATCCGATCATTGGGGCGATCGCTGCCCGGCTCACCCGCAACGCCAGTATGCGCTTATTCGAAGAGCAACTGATTTACAAGCCCCCTCAAGGTAACGACGCAGAAAATGTGATTGGTTGGCATACTGATTTTGCCTATTGCAGTTTTTGCAATTCCACAACCATCGCCGCTTGGGTACCGTTACAGGATGTCGATGTCGACATGGGACCATTAGTCGTGATCGATGGCAGCCACAAATGGGAAGAATTCCATGAATTACGCAACTTCTGCGTCGCTGATCTTGACAGCTTAGAATCAGAACTCGCCGCCGCTGGTCGGACAATGCGGCCGGTGCCAATGGCCATCAAGAAAGGCCAAATTAGCTTCCATCATCACCATGCAATTCACGGGAGCTATCCCAACCACAGCGATCGCCCCCGGATCGCGCTGCCCGTGCATCTCCAAGATGGCAATAACCAATTCAATCCCATTCCTAATCCGAAAGGCGGACTCTTTCACCACCATCTCGATCGCTTCTGTCGCCGCTTAGCCAATGGTCATCCAGACTATGCTGACCCAACGGTATTTCCCTTGATTTGGGATGAAGCAACTTATCAACGCCAACCACAGCGACAGTTAGAAAGCGTCGTCTAG
- a CDS encoding DegT/DnrJ/EryC1/StrS family aminotransferase translates to MNQAITTTQNRLRPTTLREIVDFTPILLSPPHMGTAELQFVQEAFQTNWIAPVGPHVDAFEQEFATTVGTRDAAAVSTGTAALHLALTLLDIQPGDEIFCSTLTFVASANPITYCGAKPIFIDSDRTSWNMDPELLEQALKQRDRIGRLPKAVIVVHLYGQCADIAPIIALCDRYNIPVIEDAAEALGATYQGKSPGSFGRMGIYSFNGNKMITTSGGGMLVADDQALIKQARFFATQAKDPVPYYQHSQVGYNYRLSNILAGIGRGQLQVLADRVRARRENFDHYAQGLSELPGLEFMPEASYGESCRWLTCLTIDPQKFGATSDQVRRALAAQRIESRPVWKPLHLQPIFAGCEHFGGAVAETLFDRGLCLPSGSNLRAEERQRVIDIVTQLYRSH, encoded by the coding sequence ATGAACCAAGCAATTACCACAACTCAAAATCGATTACGTCCAACAACATTACGCGAAATCGTTGATTTCACACCAATTTTGTTGTCACCGCCCCACATGGGCACCGCCGAACTTCAATTCGTGCAAGAAGCATTCCAGACGAATTGGATTGCGCCGGTGGGACCGCATGTTGACGCATTTGAGCAGGAGTTTGCCACAACGGTGGGAACCCGGGATGCCGCCGCCGTTAGCACCGGGACTGCAGCGTTACACCTGGCTTTGACATTGCTCGATATCCAGCCGGGTGATGAAATCTTTTGCTCAACGCTGACCTTTGTAGCCTCGGCCAACCCGATTACCTACTGCGGTGCGAAACCGATTTTCATTGATAGCGATCGTACGTCCTGGAATATGGACCCCGAATTGCTGGAACAGGCCTTAAAGCAACGCGATCGCATTGGTCGATTACCCAAAGCAGTAATTGTCGTCCATCTCTACGGTCAGTGTGCCGATATCGCACCCATTATTGCATTGTGCGATCGCTACAATATTCCCGTGATTGAAGATGCCGCCGAAGCCTTAGGCGCAACTTATCAGGGCAAATCTCCCGGCAGCTTTGGCCGTATGGGGATTTATTCATTCAACGGCAATAAGATGATCACCACCTCGGGCGGCGGGATGCTGGTGGCCGATGATCAAGCGTTGATCAAGCAAGCACGTTTCTTTGCCACGCAAGCTAAAGATCCCGTGCCGTACTATCAACATTCTCAGGTTGGCTACAATTACCGGTTGAGCAATATCTTAGCGGGCATTGGCCGCGGTCAATTGCAAGTATTAGCCGATCGTGTCCGGGCCCGACGCGAAAATTTTGACCATTATGCCCAAGGCTTAAGTGAGCTACCTGGCTTAGAATTTATGCCAGAAGCCAGCTATGGTGAATCCTGCCGTTGGCTTACCTGCCTGACAATCGACCCACAGAAATTTGGCGCCACCAGCGATCAGGTTCGGCGCGCCTTGGCGGCCCAGCGCATCGAGTCCCGCCCGGTTTGGAAACCCCTACATTTGCAACCCATTTTTGCCGGTTGTGAGCATTTTGGCGGGGCCGTTGCGGAAACACTATTTGACCGTGGACTCTGCCTCCCTTCCGGCTCTAATCTCCGGGCAGAAGAACGGCAGCGGGTGATTGATATCGTTACCCAACTTTATCGATCGCATTGA
- a CDS encoding glycosyltransferase produces MKKLLIITTIPESLEAFFLHFARHFQRLGWQVDGMANKASQHPDCIDAFNRVWDIEISRNPLALSNFLTAPKQIRQAYLAEQYDLVLMSTPTASFIGRYALNQFRRQGRVKVIYTAQGFHFYKGASWLRNLAFLSLEKIAAPWTDYIVTVNQEDEQSARQHQLAAATKIRRIPGTGVDLDRFSRGRIKPHEIAAVRLEMGIPQDVPMLLSLAEFIPRKRHWDVLRAFALVPQSTAHLVLAGDGPLEGAMRQLADQLGIGDRVHFIGFRRDAPRLIQAATATILMSAQEGLPNCVMESMYLNVPVIGSNIRGTQDLLQQGCGLLVEVGDVATLSQAMYRVMTQPDLRQQIAQQAQARLGAYDRANVLATYEALYNEALNDQSNLGGAAAIPSLN; encoded by the coding sequence ATGAAAAAGCTCCTCATTATCACGACAATCCCTGAATCACTGGAAGCATTCTTTCTCCATTTTGCCCGTCACTTTCAACGCCTTGGCTGGCAGGTTGATGGGATGGCGAATAAGGCTTCACAGCATCCGGATTGTATTGATGCCTTTAACCGAGTTTGGGACATTGAAATCTCACGCAATCCCTTAGCACTGAGTAATTTCCTCACTGCCCCCAAACAAATTCGCCAGGCTTATCTCGCGGAACAATATGACCTCGTACTGATGTCAACGCCTACCGCCTCATTTATCGGGCGCTATGCGCTCAATCAGTTTCGACGTCAAGGACGGGTCAAGGTGATTTATACCGCCCAAGGATTCCATTTTTATAAAGGGGCATCCTGGCTGCGAAATCTCGCCTTTTTGAGTCTTGAAAAAATCGCGGCCCCCTGGACCGACTATATCGTGACCGTCAATCAGGAAGATGAACAAAGTGCGCGGCAGCATCAACTTGCCGCCGCCACGAAGATTCGCCGGATTCCCGGTACAGGCGTTGATCTCGATCGCTTTAGCCGCGGTCGCATTAAACCCCACGAAATTGCCGCAGTCAGACTCGAAATGGGCATTCCCCAAGACGTCCCCATGCTGCTATCCCTCGCGGAATTTATTCCCCGGAAACGGCACTGGGATGTATTGCGGGCCTTTGCCCTCGTCCCGCAATCGACGGCCCATCTAGTCTTGGCCGGTGATGGCCCCTTGGAAGGTGCAATGCGCCAGCTCGCGGACCAACTCGGCATTGGCGATCGCGTGCATTTCATCGGCTTTCGACGGGATGCACCCCGATTAATTCAAGCGGCCACCGCCACCATATTGATGTCAGCCCAGGAAGGTTTACCCAACTGCGTGATGGAGTCGATGTACCTGAATGTGCCCGTCATTGGTAGCAATATCCGGGGTACCCAAGACCTACTCCAGCAGGGCTGTGGACTACTCGTGGAAGTCGGTGATGTCGCAACCCTGAGCCAAGCCATGTATCGCGTGATGACCCAACCAGACCTGCGGCAGCAAATTGCGCAGCAAGCTCAAGCAAGACTTGGAGCCTACGATCGCGCCAATGTCCTAGCGACCTATGAAGCACTCTACAACGAAGCTTTAAACGATCAGTCCAACTTAGGCGGTGCAGCCGCCATACCTTCGTTGAACTAA
- a CDS encoding GNAT family N-acetyltransferase: MNVHILQPDSPEWMDALTQLRHDVYQLPQYLQLEADRQGTIPEAVLIQEDDKTLLIPYLLRRCDDVVPAQMLEETLYDAISPYGYPGLLLSDAAIQTPGFPDSALAAFKQNLKDRGVCSIFLRLHPVLNESHTELFAPGTLTENGETVSVDLRLENLWSPTRSGHRSTINKCKRLGMEAKIVPVAANIDEFVSIYEETMDRVNANPGYYEFDRAYFHKMHDLLGEHLHMCVVEHEGEMACAGLYTESGGIVQSALGGTRDKFVNLSPSSLETDFARYWAKERGNEFMHLGGGVGGSKEDCVYRFKAGFSKLRHPFYTLRMVVDETKYQTLTQLRAQHLGNSVSKLEATEFFPSYRAA; the protein is encoded by the coding sequence ATGAACGTGCACATACTCCAGCCCGATTCGCCTGAATGGATGGACGCCCTCACGCAGCTGCGCCACGATGTATATCAATTACCGCAATATCTACAGCTAGAAGCCGATCGTCAAGGCACAATCCCAGAAGCTGTCCTGATTCAGGAAGACGACAAAACACTGCTAATTCCTTACTTGCTACGGCGTTGTGATGATGTTGTCCCCGCCCAAATGCTTGAGGAAACGCTCTATGATGCAATTTCGCCCTATGGCTATCCCGGGCTATTGCTCAGCGATGCCGCCATTCAAACACCGGGGTTTCCTGATAGCGCTTTAGCCGCGTTCAAACAAAACTTAAAAGACCGGGGTGTTTGTTCGATCTTCTTGCGGTTGCATCCGGTGCTGAATGAATCCCATACCGAATTGTTTGCGCCTGGTACATTAACGGAAAATGGCGAGACGGTATCCGTTGATTTACGCTTGGAAAATCTGTGGAGCCCCACCCGCTCCGGCCACCGCAGCACCATCAACAAATGTAAGCGCCTGGGCATGGAAGCGAAGATTGTGCCCGTGGCCGCAAACATTGATGAGTTTGTCAGTATCTATGAAGAGACCATGGATCGGGTGAATGCCAATCCCGGTTATTACGAATTCGATCGCGCTTATTTCCACAAGATGCATGACTTGCTGGGAGAGCACCTGCATATGTGCGTTGTGGAACATGAAGGCGAAATGGCCTGTGCGGGTCTATATACTGAATCCGGTGGAATTGTCCAAAGTGCCTTGGGCGGTACCCGCGACAAGTTCGTGAATCTATCACCGAGCAGTTTAGAAACAGACTTTGCACGCTACTGGGCCAAAGAGCGGGGCAACGAGTTTATGCATCTCGGGGGTGGCGTTGGCGGTTCTAAAGAAGACTGTGTCTACCGCTTTAAAGCAGGGTTCTCCAAGCTGCGGCATCCGTTCTATACCTTGCGAATGGTAGTCGATGAAACCAAATACCAAACCCTGACGCAGTTACGCGCCCAGCATTTAGGCAACTCGGTGTCCAAACTTGAAGCAACGGAATTCTTCCCTAGCTATCGCGCGGCCTAA
- a CDS encoding sugar transferase, whose product MNMMHSSSTMMAPASAWWSSTRWRRLHKIYLDSRPNLRLYWIVKRVIDFSLALLALTIVSPLMIVIAVAVRSSSHGPIFFRQKRSGLLARTFTIYKFRTMVNGAIHQGTGADTYKGDPRITPIGNFLREYHLDELPQLFNVIKGDMSLVGPRPLLPSNLEKYSDADKRRLFLLPGVTSWATVNGGLDNLEIERFQLETWYVDRWNFWLDLNVLLRTFPTVLRRDGVYDEEVRRDLENGHYAQSKPKLN is encoded by the coding sequence ATGAATATGATGCACAGTTCCAGCACAATGATGGCACCAGCCTCCGCATGGTGGAGTTCAACCCGCTGGCGACGACTCCACAAAATTTATCTTGATTCGCGCCCCAATCTACGGCTTTACTGGATCGTTAAACGCGTGATTGATTTTTCCTTAGCGCTTTTGGCTTTGACGATCGTCTCACCCCTAATGATCGTGATTGCGGTAGCCGTTCGGTCTTCTTCCCACGGTCCGATCTTCTTCCGTCAAAAGCGCTCCGGTTTATTGGCTCGTACATTTACTATCTACAAATTCCGCACGATGGTGAACGGCGCAATCCACCAGGGCACAGGCGCTGACACCTATAAAGGCGATCCTCGGATTACCCCGATCGGTAATTTTCTGCGCGAATATCATCTCGATGAATTACCCCAATTATTCAACGTGATTAAGGGCGATATGAGTTTAGTCGGCCCGCGGCCACTGCTACCGAGCAATCTGGAAAAATATAGCGATGCCGACAAACGCCGCCTGTTTTTACTGCCAGGCGTCACATCTTGGGCCACGGTGAATGGCGGTTTGGACAATCTGGAAATCGAGCGATTTCAACTTGAGACATGGTATGTCGATCGCTGGAACTTCTGGCTTGATCTGAATGTTTTGCTCCGGACATTTCCAACCGTACTTCGACGCGATGGGGTCTACGACGAGGAAGTGCGACGCGATCTGGAAAATGGCCACTATGCCCAAAGTAAACCCAAGCTCAACTAA